Proteins found in one ANME-2 cluster archaeon genomic segment:
- a CDS encoding tryptophan-rich sensory protein: MMKVENIIKLIFSISICQFAGVLGSKFTSPSIPGWYASLQKPYFSPPNWIFAPVWILLFTLMGISLYLVLRENFNDNTVKIGMVIFTFQLLLNISWSFLFFNLQNILFAFFEIIFLWIAISLTIYQFWKINKKSSYLLVPYLLWVTFAAILNFSIWRINI, from the coding sequence CAAATTAATTTTTTCAATTAGTATTTGCCAGTTTGCTGGAGTTTTAGGATCGAAGTTTACTTCACCTTCAATCCCAGGGTGGTATGCCTCTCTTCAAAAACCATATTTTAGCCCCCCAAACTGGATATTTGCTCCGGTTTGGATTTTATTATTTACTTTAATGGGCATATCTTTATATTTAGTATTAAGAGAAAATTTTAATGATAACACCGTAAAAATTGGGATGGTAATTTTCACTTTTCAACTTTTATTAAATATTAGCTGGTCATTTCTGTTTTTCAACCTTCAAAACATTTTATTTGCCTTTTTTGAAATTATATTTCTCTGGATTGCTATATCTCTCACAATTTACCAGTTTTGGAAAATCAATAAGAAATCATCATATCTACTTGTACCATATTTATTATGGGTAACCTTCGCAGCAATTCTTAATTTTTCTATTTGGAGAATCAATATTTAA